Proteins encoded in a region of the Drosophila sechellia strain sech25 chromosome 2L, ASM438219v1, whole genome shotgun sequence genome:
- the LOC6617727 gene encoding uncharacterized protein LOC6617727: MLKQVIFVLFVAVCTMHSASAIKCYQCKSFTDPNCAKDKIDSASNIRAVDCDSVPKPNTMEQLQPVTRCNKVVTSDRAGTIVSRDCHFESIGQKDNECTVTHSRQVESCYTCKGDLCNASGAGRFLAVSATALLAILALHLSL; encoded by the exons ATGCTGAAACAAGTGATTTTCGTGCTCTTCGTCGCCGTGTGCACAATGCACAGTG CCTCGGCCATCAAGTGCTATCAGTGCAAATCCTTTACGGATCCCAACTGCGCCAAGGACAAGATCGATTCCGCCTCCAACATCCGCGCCGTGGATTGCGACAGTGTGCCCAAGCCGAACACCAtggagcaactgcagccaGTGACCAGGTGCAACAAGGTGGTCACCAGCG ACCGCGCCGGAACGATTGTCTCCCGCGACTGCCACTTCGAGTCCATCGGGCAGAAGGACAACGAATGCACGGTGACCCACAGCCGGCAGGTGGAGAGCTGCTACACCTGCAAGGGCGACCTGTGCAACGCATCCGGAGCAGGTCGCTTCCTGGCGGTCAGTGCAACGGCTCTCCTGGCGATCCTCGCCCTCCACTTGAGCCTGTGA
- the LOC6617726 gene encoding uncharacterized protein LOC6617726: protein MNTLEKCVLFAIVLCCLLQLGQAIKCWDCRSDNDPKCGDPFDNSTLAITDCQQAPELEHLKGVRPTMCRKIRQKVHGEWRYFRSCAYMGEPGIEGDERFCLMRTGSYNIFMEFCTCNSKDGCNSAGIHRLGLMGVLTGTLLSVIVAHLLRQ from the exons ATGAACACACTGGAGAAATGTGTCTTATTCGCCATTGTGCTCTGCTGCCTGCTGCAATTGG GCCAGGCGATCAAATGTTGGGACTGTCGCAGCGATAACGATCCCAAATGCGGGGATCCTTTTGACAACAGCACGCTGGCCATCACCGACTGCCAACAGGCGCCGGAGCTGGAGCATCTGAAGGGCGTGCGGCCGACGATGTGTCGCAAGATCCGGCAGAAGGTGCACGGCGAATGGCGCTACTTCCGCAGCTGCGCCTACATGGGCGAGCCGGGCATCGAGGGCGACGAACGCTTCTGCCTGATGCGCACTGGCAGCTACAACATCTTCATGGAGTTCTGCACGTGCAACAGCAAGGACGGCTGCAACTCGGCGGGCATCCATCGGCTAGGACTGATGGGCGTCCTCACTGGCACCCTGCTCTCGGTGATTGTGGCTCATCTCCTGCGGCAATAG